The Labilibaculum sp. sequence TTAACCCATAATCATTGGCATCAGAAAGGATATCTTCGTATAAACGCATGGTCTCTTGCTTATCCCCACCAAAGAAATCTACTTTTAACCCTTTTACACCGGCTTCTTTTAACCATTTCATCTCCTTTTTACGGGCAATAGAAGAATTCATCTTATTTAAAGGTGTCATAAAAGCATCATTGGCTGCACCATTGGAATTGTACCAAAGAAAAACACCCACATCCTTTGATGCGGCATAGTTGATAAGCTCTTTCATCTTCTCATATCCAATATTTTTATCCCACCATGCATCAATTAAAATATACTCATAGCCCATATCAGCTGCCAAATCAACATACTTCACCTGATCTTCATAATTCATGCTGGCATCCTGCCATACAATCCAACTCCAGGTACTACGTCCATATTCAAATTTTTGGGAAGCTTCATACAAAGGCTCAACGACATCGTAAGGAATGGTTGTTTCAACAATTGGTTGAAGTGTTTCTCCTATTGTTATGGTGCGCCAAGGTGTAACGCCAGGAAGGCCAATTTGTGCACCTGAATTTCCAAAGCCATTGTTTTGCTTCGGGTTTGGAAATTCGACGGTATAACCGCCATTTTTGAATCCACTCAAATGAGCTGCACAATATTGGCTATTAACACCGGTTTCAGAAACTAAAGCCCAACCTGTATCTCCAATTCGAAACAAACCAGGAAAAACATACCCTTCTCCAGAAGTTGTTTGATCCATTGGCACATTAGCCTGATATCCACTTTCGTAGCTTGGCGCTGTGCGTGCAAATCCCTCCATCGGATTCATCATAAAGGATAAAAAGGCATTGGTACCTGTAGGAAAATGAAAACCTGTAGTTTCTTTCTCAACCACACAAACCATTGTTTTATCCCATGCAGGCAATTCGTAACGAAATGCAATGTTGTTGTTGCTAACCTGAAATAAAACTGCTATTTCTTTTTCCTGTTCGTTTTTAAAGGAACATGCAAGAGTATTGGCATTGTATTCTACATCAGACTGCTTAATTTTTTCTTCTGTGTAGCTTTTATATACATTACCTGTTGTTGACTTAACCAGAACCATCCCCTTGCTAAAATCGCCCTCATTAGTAATTAACCCTAAGGGAGAATCCACTAAAACGGTTGACTCTTTATAAGAAACAGAATAAACCAGGTTGCCATTTTTCACCTCAATATTTACTTTGAGGTTGCCATCAGGGCTAAATACCATTTTTGCTTGTTGCGAATAGATTGCTGTTGCCAGAAGCATACAGCCTAAAAAAAACAATGCTCTCATATTGTTGAATTATTTATTTTATAAATTTCCATGCATCAAAGTGAAAAAGCTCACCTTCACCTCCCTTAAAAACAAGATAAAGATCATGCTTGCCTTTCACTTTTTTCACCTTTGTTGTGAATGACTTCCATCTATCATCCCCACCTGTATTTTCAATTTCACAATTACCAATAAGTGAACCATCTTTATCATCCAACCTAATCTCTATTTTCCCTATGACTAAGGAAGTCACAATGGCTTCAAACTCTTTTGCTCCTTTTTCAAAATCAACACCTACAACTTGTAAATAGTCATTATTATGAATATGGGTTACATACATTCCTTTTGAAGTATTTTTATTTGTCTTAAGCCCCTCGCTCCAAGCCATTGTTTCTGCTTCAACATTTTGGTAAGGATTAAATGAGCCAATTTGAGCAGGTCCCTCTACGGACCAATAATGGCGATTTTGTATTGTGCCATCATCATTATAAACCATTTCATCCATATCAACCGATCGCCTTTCATAAAAGGTGCTTGTTGATTGCTTTATAAGATCGTAACTATGCCCAAAACAATATGATTTTCCTTTAAAGTCAATAATACCAGGATGATTACCTCTTGTTAACTCAGAAGCATCTACAATCATACCCTTGTACCGCCATGGCCCTTTAGGCGAATCACTCATAGCATAGCCAATTCCTTCCGGACAACATGTTGAAGCATAAGACAAATAATAATGGTCTTTCCGCTTCCAAACCCAAGGGCCTTCCTGATAGTTTTTAGGTTTTGAAGGCTCTTTAACTATTTCTCCTGAAACAGAAATCATATTCTCATTCAATTTAACGTAATATAAATCTGGGTTTCCCCAATATAAGTAAGCCTGACCATCATCGTCAATAAAAGGAGTTGGATCAATATCGTTCCAAATATGATCTGAATCAATTAAACGTTTTCCTAAAGGGTCTTTGAAAGGCCCATATGGGCTATCTGCCACCAACACGCCTAATCCATTACCATGCATTGGACAATACATATAAAACTTTCCATTTCGTTCAATACATTGAACAGCCCAGGCTCCATTATCTTGTTTTGCCCATTTAAAATCCTTAAGTGAAGCTACAGTACCATGTTCAATCCAATTAACCATATCTGTTGATGTATAAAGAAGCCAACCGAGCATTTTAAATCCCTCTGCATCATCTTCATCATGAGATGTATATAAGAAAACAGTATCATTATACACCATTGGAGCAGGATCTGCTGTATACTTGGCTTGAATTATCGACTTCTGTTTAATTGAATTTTGTGCCTTACTATTTACTCCTGCAATGACAACAAAAAATACAATTGAGTAAAGAACAACTAATCTTTTCATCTACTTAATAATTAGTAAAACATTAATAACCAAAACAAATCACAAACACACTCCGATATGTCAGCTAATTTGCTTTGCCCATGACTATTTCATCTTTTTAAATTTTATTTTTTCACCAAATGCCTGCCCTTTCGAACCGACTAAAGACTCACAAGTGACTGTATTACTTTGTGCTATATTCTTAAATACTTTACAAACCGCTGCCAACATTGTAGTCTAATGTTATTTTTCTGCCGGTATAAACAACAACCTTACCAATCCTTGCTTTGGAATTATCTCCCTTTACTTTATTTGTTGAAACTTTGACTATATTGAATTTCCTATTTTTAAGCATTCCGGGGAAACTTCCTTTTAAGCTATCAATAGTCAATACTTTTTCAGCATCGTTCCAATTAAAAGTGATGGTTGAATACATGCCTTTCTCATAGTTGTAATTGTCGTTTTCGTCTTCGTACAAAGTAAATTCGCCATCGGCACCTTCATAAATACGAATTTCAAGCATATCCCATTTTTTTTCTGCTGCATACTGCACTTTTGGCCCGAATGGAAGAATGCTGCCAGCTTTTATATATAAAGGAATTTTATCAATGGCAGTTGTAACGGTAATATTCTGTCCTCCTAAGTATTTTTCGTTTGTCCAGAAGTCGTACCACTCTTCGCCAGCGGGCAAATAAACATTTTTAAATTTAGGTTTACGGAAATTAGTTTCTGTATTGCTTTTAGTATCTTCCTTCTCTGCTTTATCCCAACCAGTATCCGCATCAATTTTCAATGCTTTTTCCGGGGTATATTGCGCACTATCAATAGGAGCCACTAATATCGACTTGCCAAACATATACTCATTTCTCAAATCTTTTACATTCTCATCATTAAAATCCATTACTAAAGCCCGCATAAAACTTGACTGATCTTTAGTAACGTCCCATGCTGTAGCATAAATGTATGGAAGAAAAGAATAACGCAAATGAATTATTTTTTCGATAGCATCATAAATTGGTTCTCCCTTTTTACCAAACTGATAGATTTCTCTGGGAACATCTGTTCCATGAGAACGCATCATAGGTGTAAATGCTCCAAACTGCAACCAACGAACATATAGTTCCTGATATAAAGGATTTTTTGAACCGGAGCCATCATTCCAATTTTTATTATAGGCTCCTGCAAAAAAACCTCCAATATCGCTGTTCCAGTATGGAATACCACAAAGAGAAAAGTTCAAACCTGCCGGAATTTGATTTCTCAAAGATTCCCAAGACGAACTAACATCACCCGACCATGTATTAGCACCATAGCGCTGTTGTCCGGCAAAAGCCGAACGGGTTAAAATAAACACGCGCTTATCAGAAGAAACTTCGCGCTGATGTTCATAAACCCCACCAACAGTCATTAACGGATATGCATTACGAACTTTTCTAAATGAGCCCAAATAAGTTTTATTATCCATATCCTGTGCTCTGAAATCAAGATGATCAGGTTCTGTGGAGTCCATCCACCAACCGTCCATCCCCAACTTAAAGATACCTTGGTTTAAATATTTCCAGTATATATCGCGGGCTTCAGGATTATATGGATCATAAGGTTTAACTCCGGATGGATAATCTTTGTTGGGAGGCCAACTGGTCAGCCCGGATTGAGGCCAGGTTCCAATATTGAGCAACATTCCCTTTGGATTCATTTCACGATAAGGTTTAGTCATAGGGCCAAAGGAAGACCAAATGGAAATAATTATGTGTGCATTCAAGTCATGAATATCATTCACCATTTTTTGCGGCTTTGCAAAATCAGGATTAAGGAACTCCATGGCATTCCACAGGTAATTATTTCCCCAATATTGCCAATCCTGTATAATGCCATCAAGTGGCACGCCCAATTCCCGGTATTTTTCAACGACTCCAACTATCTCGTTCTGAATCTTATAACGTTCTTTGCTCTGCCAATAACCAAAAGTCCATAAAGGAAACATTGGCACTTGCCCGGTTAGGTTACGCATACAAGCAATTACACCATCGGAGTTGCCACCATACATAAAGTAGTAGTCGATACCATCGCCAACTTCTGAACTAAAACTGGTTGACTCACTATTATCCTTAAAGGTGGTAGGAGAGTAATTATCCCAATATACCCCATATCCTTTCTCAGACAAGAAGAAAGGCACGTAATCTTCGGTGTTGTTTTGCACCATTCTTACTTCTTGATTACGTTGCGACATTTTTCCCCGCTGAAGAATTCCCAAGCCATAAATTGCCTCGTTTTCATCCAGAACATATGACTGTGAGACACTATAAGTTGTATCTCCGGCATCAATAAAATCAGTAAATTTACCTCCATATGCTTTTTCGTTCAACAAAGGTTCTCCTGATATTGTTTTAAATGCCACTTGCCCATTCTTTAAATTTAATACAACACTAATTTTCTTACTCTTCAAGGTAATTTCCCTGCCCATTTCTTGGATATCAAAAATCTCTTCCTGAGGCTGCATAATCACAGAGAGGCTCTTTTTTTCAAACTCGTCACCCTCCGGAAATTTTAATATCCGAACTGTTGATGGTCCATAAAATTGAATTTCTATTTCAGTAGAATTTATTACTGTTTTAATACCCAGATCTGTATGTTTATATGATTGACCTTTACTGGTATTGTATAACGAAAAGACCAGTAAGAGCAATATATACATATGCTTTAATTTCATAATAAAAATATTTTTAATAATCATGCAATTCTTCAAGTTTACCTTTATTTAAAGGTATTTTCAATATTCCATTTTTAAAACTTTAGTTGCAACCACTGTTCCATCTGAATAAAGTTCTTTAACTATAAAAATTCCTCTCCGATTATCTAAATCAGTTATTTTTTGTCCTAATAAAGTAAAATATGCAGTTGACGTAACCACAGCGCCTGAACTTGGAATATTATAAATCCCATTCGTTTTTTCTACTTGTCCGAATAGAGCAATAGTTTTACTAAAAGCTCCTGCCGAAGAAAGCTCAATATCCCCACTATACATATTGTCTGTTAAACCGGAAACTAACCTTACATATATAGTAACCAATGAGACTTCACCCTTATTCGGACCAAGCGATATCATTTGAGAATATCCCTGTGTCTCTTCTAGTGATATTTCATAATTGGCAGAAGATGTAATGACAATATCATTCGTCAATTTATTACCGGAAACTATAATTTGCTGTATAGTAGATGGTCCTGTATCAATTCCATAATAAAAATCATTAAGCTCTGTAATATTATTTGAGTTAATATCCTGAATATTAATAGATGGTGGATCATATTCGCTGGAATTAGATAGGAATACAGTATCAATTACAAAAGGATTACTGCCATTAGACCAAAAACCTGCAATATAAATATGTTCCGAATTAAGAGGTGTACCATCATTTTTATTTGCATGTTCCAGCATTACAACCACTTCATTTTCATTACCGAACTGATACGAAGCAGGTGATCCCCAATAACTACTACCATCATAAATATTGAATGATATATCGGCAGTATTATTTCCACCTAATCGAGCAATGATATATTTATAACCAGTTAAATCAATTCCTTCATATTGCCAACCTCCAAAACCATATAATCCGGTTTTCAGCGTATTGGTAACTCCATCAAAAGAGCCATTTTCCCAGATATCAGGATTAAATAAATTATTTGTTAACGGAAAAGTGGTTGAAGTAATATTTAATGTCACTTGCTTTTGTACACCTAAAGGTCCTGTGTAAGCTATATCAATAGTTGCTTCTCCATCCTTAAATGAGTAAATTCTTCCATTAGAAACTTCAACGACCGAGGGATTGTCAATAGTGTACTCAGCAAGAGAACCTACATTTTCGATATGCCCATCAGCAAAAACAGCCTTTATTTTTAAACCTACAGAGCTACCTGTTAAAAGTGTTAATTTCTCCCCACTTTCAACAACCAGATCCGATAACGTTAAATAGTCATCTGCAGCACCTTCAAAACTATATTCCTTTGCATATTCTTGATACCAATGATAAACCGGCCATGGACAAGCCTCCGGATCATTTAGAAAGACATAATTCTCACCTTCAGCAGGAGCAATTCCTGTAAAATCATCCAACAGGTCAGGACTTGTAAAAAGGAGCCAACTTACATTGCCGCAACTGTCAACAATCTTCTTCAAATTTGCACCGAAACCATCTCCACCAGCAATACCGGTAATATCTTTACCCCAGGATGCGTTGTATTTTTCCGGCGCCCAATCCATCTCTGTTACCATAATAGGTGCCATATCAGCTATTGGCTGAACCTGATTATTCCATCCATTTTGGAAAGGTTCATAGCCTTGACCACTGTTAAACCACCCTGGATAAACATGCACTGCATAACCAATATTATCACCTTCAATGGGATTAGCTGCATACCCGGAATACAATGACTGATATCCTAAACCCGGTATCCAAAGTATGTTATTTGCACTCTCCCTTACAGCATCAACAATTGCCTGAAAATAGATTTTAAGCTTATCGAAATGACCTTGCGTACCTGCGCCATATGTTCCATCGTATCCAAGTATATCAACTGGTTCATTAGCTAATTCAAACATAATATTAGGATTGTTTTTTAATTTGGGATGTTGAGCAACATATCCCCAAACCTGAATAAGATATTGCTGATATGCATCGCCGATAGCTATCTCTTCGGGACAAACTCCCGGAGGACGCATTACAACGTACAATCCCTTTGAGATTGCATATTCGGCCATGGGGATAAAAACCTGATCGAGATATGTTTTAAACCGATTAAAGTCAAAGGCAGATATATCGTTTTCACCATTAACCTGCACACCCGGAGTATTGGACCAATAAGGATCCATATGCAATCGGATAAAATTCATTTTCCAACCGGCCTGCAATATACCGTCAATTAAGCCTTGGTTATAAGTCAAACATGCAGCCACATCAAAGTTGGTCCATTTTGAATTCTGTTCGTTAAACCAAGGAGAGTATGTTTGAGCAAAACCGTGCAAATTTACAATATGACCAGAAACATCTTTTAAATATCTCCCCTCCACATGCAACTGAGGCATTGGCATTCCTTCCCATGCAAATGTGATATTTACATGGAAAATAACTGCTAATACCAAACACAATTTTAAAATTACTGTCTTCATCATGACTATTTTTTTGTGTGACTTTTAATAATATTGCTTATTAATTACAATTGTACAAACGTTATCAGGCAATCTATCTTCCACCTTTTCCCTTTGGATTTGCGATCTTATTTTCAGTCCACAAAAAGAGAATAGTGTTGCGAACCAAATTTTTGATCGCAACACAGCCTCATTTAGTTAAAAAAATTTATTGCAGGCAACAAACCTTTTTTCCTGTTAAATATTTAATTGTTAAAACTTCATTATACCGATCAGTGTTACTCATACAAATTGTAGAAAAATGTCTATTAACAGATAAACTACAGAACTAATCGACCAAACCTTATGAATCCATTCTACAAATTTCCGATCTCAACCTACACATCATTGAAATAATATTTTACTTAAGTTATTACCAACCTCATGAAAAAATAACCTTGGTAAATAAAAATTTTAAACACTTAAAAAATCCAATAATACTATTATCCTTATTTTGCCCAATCCTTCCCATCAGGTGTCCTGCGCCACTCAAAATATCCATCAAGTACTTTCAATGCTGATTCACTTGGCACAGCACCTACATGAGGTTTCTGTTGTAAATACATTACCTCTGGAGTTTCATCGCTAAATGCATTCCATTCAGGAACTCCTTCGCCATTAGGATTACCATATTTTGCAAAATTTGTCCAATAAATACCCATTGCTTCTGATATTTCCAGATCTGATTTTGAAGCATTTTTGGGATCTAAATGCTGAAATACATAAGCTACATCTTGCCCATGAGGAGAACCATGTCCATACATAGGCGAATCTTCTGGAAAGTCTGGATGCTGATCGAAATAGTAATAGTAAACTTTTGATTGGCCTGTTCGAGATTGAAGCCTTGCCCAACTCCAGGTTTGCCAACCAAAAGCAGCATCACGCATAAGATCCCTAGCTGTTTTTGGCACCGTATTATCACCAACTGGATAAGCATTAATTAAAGCATCTGCAAATTCGCCATAGCGTCCTTTTACTCCACTAATATATTGCTCAGGTGTTTTTTCCCAGGAAAAACTAGCTCCTTCATCTGAGTTATAACCGATTAATACAGGTACATCATTGTAATTCCCTTCCTCATAAAGTTTATGTTGGTCGTCAGGAATCACAAATCCATCAACAATTGGCCAGCCACCGGGCATAGTCCACCCCTGAGGGATAAACTTTTCAGCAGGCATTTTACGTAACTCGACAATAGATGAAGCTCCATGATTTTTTACATATTCAATACCATCAGCTTCAGCCTGTTTAAGGGTTTTCATATTTTCACCAGGATAAGTAGTTGGGCGTGTTGGCCCAAATGATCCACCACTCTGCGAGATAGCACCAGAAAAAAGTCCTTTTGCCAATGGTGAAGCACACAGCATACTAACCGAGATGGCTCCTGCCGACTCGCCAAAAATGGTCACCTTATCTGGGTCTCCGCCAAATTTGGCAATATTTTTTTGTATCCATTGTAATCCTGCTATCTGATCTAACAGCCCATAATTACCCGACACTTTATCTGGACTTTCGGCACTAAGTTCAGGGTGAGCTAAAAAACCTAGTTGTCCAACACGGTAAGCCACACTAACCAAAACAACCCCTTTATTCGCCATAGCTTGTCCATCAAACACAGGTTCTGAGGTACACCCAAAACTAAAGCCCCCTCCATATATCCATACCAATACTGGTATTTTTTCATTCGCAGATTTCGCTGGAGTCCATACATTCAGGTACAAGCAATCTTCACTTTTTCCTGAAGGCGGATTAGCCCCTTGCATTGGCCCTGGGGCATATTCTGTAGCCTGCCTTACCCCTTCCCACTTTTCTGCTTGTTGAGGAGCCTTCCAACGCAATTCTCCAACCGGAGGCTTTGCAAAAGGAATTCCTTTAAAAACAGTTAATTCACCTTCAATTTTTCCTTGTAACACACCATTTTCACCCTTTACCTGTCCCGGTTCTAAGTTTGAACAAGAATATATACTTATCCCTATTAATACTGTAAATAAAAATGTTATTTTTTTCATTATTCTGTTTTATTGAATCGTTACTTTTACCATTTTTAATTTTTTTACATCAGAGCTATTGCCATAGAAAACTTCGTACTCGCCAGGTGTAACAGCCATTTTACGTTGCTCCCAATCATAAAACTCAAATGAATCAGAAGCTAAATCTATCACTGCCTTTGCAGAACTTCCTGCTTTCACCACTACTCTTTTGAAACCTTTTAATGTTTTTAAAGGGCCATCAATGTCATTCACTTTCCGAACATATACCTGAACAATTTCAGTTCCATCCATACTACCTGAATTCTTAACAGTCAAGGTTATCTGAGTGCTTTCGCAAGTATTAATACTTGATTTACTTAAACTTGCTGCACCAATTTCAAAATTTGTATAACTTAAACCAAATCCAAACGGAAAAAGAACATCTGTTGTATATCGATAGGTACGACCTTTCATGGAATAATCTTCAAAATCGCCTAATTTTTCAGAGTTTTTGTAAAATGAAATCGGCAATTTACCGGAAGGATTATAATCGCCAAACAGAACATCAGCAATAGCTTGTCCTCCCGATTCGCCGGCATACCAAGCCTGAAGAATAGCATCACACGTCTCGGTTTCGGGAGTTAAAGCAATAGCCGAACCGGAACAGTTAACGAAAATCACTTTTTTACCGGCCTCTTTCAATGCCTTTAAACAGTTACGCTGAACAGATGGTAATTCAATATTGGTACGGTCGCCACCTTTAAAACCCGGATAAGAAACCGGCATTTCTTCGCCTTCCAGTTCGCCGGAAAGTCCTCCTGCAAATACTACCACATCTATGCCTTTTAGCTTTTTAATTAAGGAGGTATAATCTACATCAACTTCTTTTCCGAAATTCAGTTCAATATTGGCCTGCCAATCGTTCATTTGAGCATATCGTATTTCAATTTTATACTTTTTACCTGCTTCTACTTTAATAGACATCTTTGAGGAGAGCAAGCGCCAGTTATTGTATTTTCGAATAGTATCGCCATTTACCAACAATTCAAAAGCTCCTGAGGCACCTCCTTTAAAAACAAGATCTTCGGTTTTTTTTGCCACAAATTCGGTTTCATATAAAGCTGAAAAACCTTCAAGTTTTACACCTGATGCAAATTCGTGTTGCCCGGCAGTTGTTAATTTAATTGGATTGGTAATTTGCGTAGTTGCAACAACAGCACCTTCTCTTTCACTATTATTCCAATAGGTAGCTTTAAAACCGGGTTTGCCTTCAAAAGCACATTGCCCTATATAACTTTGGGTAACTTTATCCTCAACTAAATCACAACCTTTATCGTAAAAAAAGGTATTATCAGCCAATTTGGTTTTTATACCGTTAAGAATAGAAATAGTTCGTACCGGTGTACCATTATAATTTCCCCATAACATGGGTTCATTGCCGGCGTTGGGTCCTATAACGGCAATCTTATTCTCTTTTTTGGATAATGGAAGAATATGGTTGTTATTTTGAAGCAAAGTCAGTGACTGGCGAGCCATATCAAGTGCCAACTGTCTGTGTTTTTCATTATTCAAAATTGAAGGAGGAATTTGTGCCCAAGGTACCATTGAATCATCATCAAAATCGCCAAGATCAAAACGCCCAATTAATACACGCATTAAGCTTTTATCTATATCTTCCTCTTTTATCAACCCCTTTTCAACAGCTTTTGGTAATGTCTTATAAGGATAATTATTCCATACACATTCTACATCAGTTCCAGAAAGAACGGCTTTTGAGGCGGCATGAACTGCATCGGAAGATACTTTATGTGAGGTGAAAAAATCAGTAACTGCCCCACAATCAGAAACTACTAAATACTTATACCCCCACTCTTCGCGAAGAATACGTTGCAAAAGCCTTGTGCTGCCACAACAAGGCTCATCGTCTAAACGCTGATAAGCGCACATCACCTGGCGTACATCACCTTCTTGTACCAAAGCCTTAAATGCCGGAAGGTAGGTTTCATATAATTCCCGGGGATCCACGTCGTTAAGATTCAATTCATGACGACTCCATTCCGGGCCGGAATGTACTGCATAATGCTTTGCACAAGCTAACAACTTACGATATTTAGCATCGGCAGGCCCTTGCAAGCCCTTTACTACCGCAACGCCCATCCTAGATGTTAAGTACGGATCCTCTCCATAGGTCTCTTGTCCGCGCCCCCAGCGAGGGTCTCTAAAAATATTTACATTCGGTGTCCAAACTGAAAGACTTAGGAAACGTTTGTTTTCATTACCCATATTAATCCACTCATGGTATTTGGCACGTGCTTCATCTGACACAGCGTCATAAATATCATATAACAATTCATCATTAAATGATGCTGCCATACCAATAGGTTCGGGAAATACGGTTACATTACCATTATTAGCATATCCATGTAAAGCTTCGCTCCACCAGTTAAATTTCTTAATATCCAGCCGTGGTACAGCGTCTGACTGATCGCACATTAATGTTGCCTTTTCTTCAAGGGTAAGCCTTAAAATTAAATCTTTAGCGCGCTCTTCTGAGCTTAGTTTCGGATTTTGAAAGGGATATTGTTGCGCCCGGATATTAACTGTAAGCAAAAACAAGGCTGAAAGGCATAGCCATTTTCGTAAATGTGCGATTGGTTTCTTTTTCATTGTATACTCAATTTTTACATGTTTTTTAAGAACATCATGTTTCATTATTTTACTTGATTTAGTACAGCAGCAAAACCTCCACGGCGCAATAGTTTCACATCAGCAGTACTTGTTTTGTCCACCACCATATATTTTACTGCAAAATCTTTATCATGCCGGCCATCACTGATTAATGTCAACTTATACTTTATATT is a genomic window containing:
- a CDS encoding carboxylesterase family protein, producing MKKITFLFTVLIGISIYSCSNLEPGQVKGENGVLQGKIEGELTVFKGIPFAKPPVGELRWKAPQQAEKWEGVRQATEYAPGPMQGANPPSGKSEDCLYLNVWTPAKSANEKIPVLVWIYGGGFSFGCTSEPVFDGQAMANKGVVLVSVAYRVGQLGFLAHPELSAESPDKVSGNYGLLDQIAGLQWIQKNIAKFGGDPDKVTIFGESAGAISVSMLCASPLAKGLFSGAISQSGGSFGPTRPTTYPGENMKTLKQAEADGIEYVKNHGASSIVELRKMPAEKFIPQGWTMPGGWPIVDGFVIPDDQHKLYEEGNYNDVPVLIGYNSDEGASFSWEKTPEQYISGVKGRYGEFADALINAYPVGDNTVPKTARDLMRDAAFGWQTWSWARLQSRTGQSKVYYYYFDQHPDFPEDSPMYGHGSPHGQDVAYVFQHLDPKNASKSDLEISEAMGIYWTNFAKYGNPNGEGVPEWNAFSDETPEVMYLQQKPHVGAVPSESALKVLDGYFEWRRTPDGKDWAK
- the xyl3A gene encoding xylan 1,4-beta-xylosidase; its protein translation is MKKKPIAHLRKWLCLSALFLLTVNIRAQQYPFQNPKLSSEERAKDLILRLTLEEKATLMCDQSDAVPRLDIKKFNWWSEALHGYANNGNVTVFPEPIGMAASFNDELLYDIYDAVSDEARAKYHEWINMGNENKRFLSLSVWTPNVNIFRDPRWGRGQETYGEDPYLTSRMGVAVVKGLQGPADAKYRKLLACAKHYAVHSGPEWSRHELNLNDVDPRELYETYLPAFKALVQEGDVRQVMCAYQRLDDEPCCGSTRLLQRILREEWGYKYLVVSDCGAVTDFFTSHKVSSDAVHAASKAVLSGTDVECVWNNYPYKTLPKAVEKGLIKEEDIDKSLMRVLIGRFDLGDFDDDSMVPWAQIPPSILNNEKHRQLALDMARQSLTLLQNNNHILPLSKKENKIAVIGPNAGNEPMLWGNYNGTPVRTISILNGIKTKLADNTFFYDKGCDLVEDKVTQSYIGQCAFEGKPGFKATYWNNSEREGAVVATTQITNPIKLTTAGQHEFASGVKLEGFSALYETEFVAKKTEDLVFKGGASGAFELLVNGDTIRKYNNWRLLSSKMSIKVEAGKKYKIEIRYAQMNDWQANIELNFGKEVDVDYTSLIKKLKGIDVVVFAGGLSGELEGEEMPVSYPGFKGGDRTNIELPSVQRNCLKALKEAGKKVIFVNCSGSAIALTPETETCDAILQAWYAGESGGQAIADVLFGDYNPSGKLPISFYKNSEKLGDFEDYSMKGRTYRYTTDVLFPFGFGLSYTNFEIGAASLSKSSINTCESTQITLTVKNSGSMDGTEIVQVYVRKVNDIDGPLKTLKGFKRVVVKAGSSAKAVIDLASDSFEFYDWEQRKMAVTPGEYEVFYGNSSDVKKLKMVKVTIQ